CCTGGGCCGGTTGGAGCTGTCCCAGGGGGACCTGCCCCGCGCCCGCGCCCGCCTGCGCGCCGCCCTCCAGGCCGCCACCGAGGTGGGCGCCCAGCCCCTCATCCTCGACGTGCTCTGCACCCTCGCCGAGCTGGCCCCCTCCCGCGGCGGTGAGCGGCTGCACCGCGCCACCCGCGCCCTGCTCGTCCACCCGCTCTCCTCCCACGCCACGCGGCAGCGCGCCGCGGCCCTCCTTCCTCCCCAGGAGCTGCCTCCCGCCGCCGACTCCGCCCGGCCCCCGCTGCCCCAGCTGGTGGCGGACGTGCTGGCGGCAGTGGGGATGGATTAATAAAAGAGCCCCATGGCCTTCAAACAGCTGGATGCGCTTCTGCAACAGGTGGTCGCCGCCCAGCGCGAGCAGGCCGAGCACCCGCGCATCGTCGTCGTGGACGATGATCCGGGCATGCGCCGCTCGCTCGAGACGCTGCTGCGGGGCCTCTACCAGGTGGTGCTCGCCAGCGGTGCCACCGAGGGCGTGGCCGCCGTGGATGGCGACACGTGCGCCGTGGTGCTCGACATCAAGATGAAGGGGTATGACGGCTTCTGGGCCAGCACGGAGATCCGCAAGAAGTACCCGGACGTGCCCATCATCTTCTATTCGGCCTGGCAGGACCTGAAGGATCCCTACGCCGTCATCAACGAGCACCACCCCTTCGGCTACCTGACGAAGGACGGGGACACGGCGCGGCTGCTGGACATGCTGGAGTCCGCGGTGCGCATGCACCGGATGACGCTCTACAACAAGAAGCTGGTGGACGGGCTGCTGCGCGCGCGCCGCGAGGAGGGGTGATTCACCCGGCCGCCGTGGGGGCGGAGGCGGCCGCGTGGGGCATGCGGATGGAGAAGGTGGTGCCCCGCCCTGGCTCGGACTGGACGTCGATCCGTCCGCCGTACAGGGACACCAGGCGAGAAACCATGGCCAGCCCCAGCCCGGTGCCCGAGTGGGCCTTGGTGCTGAAGAAGGGCTGGAAGAGGTGGGCGCGGTGCTCCGGGGCGATGCCCACCCCCGAGTCCTCCACCCACAGCACGCACGCCTCCGCCTCCCAGCGCGCCTCCACCCGCAGGCGCCGCTCACCCCCGCCGGGCTTGTCGCGCAGCGCGTCCAGCGCGTTGAGCACCAGGTTCTTCACGATGGAGTAGACGTGCTCCTGCCGTCCCCGCCACTCACAGCCGTCGGGCACGCGCACCTCGAGGGCCACGTCCACCAGGGCCTCGCGTGACTCGCTCAGCACCGCCTCCACCAGGGGCCCGAGCGCCACCGGCTCCTGGCCCGGCGTCTGCCGGCCGAGCTGCGCGTACTCCAATATCTGCCGGGTGATGGCGAGGCCCCGGCCGAGCGCCGAGTCCACATCGTGCAGCACCGTGTCCAGCTCCTCCTGCCGGGCGTTCACCTCCTGGAGGCGCCGGGCGACGGAGGCGTGCACGCCGGGGGGCAGCACGTCGCGCACCTCGAGGTAGAGGGCCATGAGCTGCTCGCTGGTGTCCGCCGGGAGGCTGGTGCCCTGGGGCCCGCGGTAGGCCCGGCCGATGAGCATCTTGGCCCCGGTGAGGGCGTTGCGCATCTCGTGGGCGAAGCCGCCGGCCATGCGCTGCTCGAGGGCGGCCTTCTCCAGGGCGAGCACGCGCTCCTGGGCGCGGGAGAGCTCGGCGGTGCGCTGGGAGACGAGTTGCTTGAGCTCGGCGTTGCGCCGCTGGAGGGCACGCTGGCGCAGGCGGAAGCCGGACATGCCGGCCAGGCCCAGCAGCAGCAGGCCCCCGGCGGGCACCCAGGGCGAGCGCCACCAGGGAGGCCGCACGGAGAATG
The sequence above is drawn from the Archangium gephyra genome and encodes:
- a CDS encoding response regulator, encoding MAFKQLDALLQQVVAAQREQAEHPRIVVVDDDPGMRRSLETLLRGLYQVVLASGATEGVAAVDGDTCAVVLDIKMKGYDGFWASTEIRKKYPDVPIIFYSAWQDLKDPYAVINEHHPFGYLTKDGDTARLLDMLESAVRMHRMTLYNKKLVDGLLRARREEG